A single genomic interval of Gossypium raimondii isolate GPD5lz chromosome 11, ASM2569854v1, whole genome shotgun sequence harbors:
- the LOC128034773 gene encoding uncharacterized protein LOC128034773: MVTKKKIQEISSAWKQNRRMKRLAVGPMITPGYSEWWVKRINDNTPKSSPENSQTIEEHLRIIPSELEIIKQDFERKNADLENRIEQMEEEKMNLRLDIDVQKLENEKLRKGKDRVKEELGSLKTDYKKLLLSIRTAGLGKTSEQWRTEIREEKNKVDIWEQKFQEVQTRNETLEKSLSESQKEKGELKDRVIELERSLHLYRNQNSAIELRTSLSKIEEMKKRIDELEAAMQNCEIRIKYLEANESRNNKQLHYFQNQVRNRDHIMEEAVVQIREVTDHIQSLAVQADILTRELKEVKDSMVHFEEDDEDPVYPSDFTPINVQPDMRPQGAPLTIKSQQYQTDTLAPMTRSIGSRSNLRNNLANPIALDNPAEIKQARVEYPDTIKAPKRKGNKGDNAGRYSKGHSKPITVGRRKTETTSHQSPLKHSIENCTAFKKIVERLINIGIIKFDKASSAENPLPNHIDNRVNAIYEKLGSVHINDI, encoded by the exons atggttacaaaaaaaaagattcaagagATATCTAGTGCATGGAAACAGAATCGTCGAATGAAGAGGTTAGCTGTGGGTCCGATGATAACTCCTGGGTATAGTGAATGGTGGGTTAAGAGAATCAATGATAATACACCCAAGTCAAGTCCAGAAAATAGCCAGAcaatagaagagcatttgcGGATTATTCCTTCTGAGTTGGAGATCATAAAGCAAGACTTTGAAAGGAAGAATGCAGATTTAGAAAATAggatagagcaaatggaggaaGAGAAGATGAACTTGAGGTTAGACATAGATGTTCAAAAgcttgaaaatgagaaattaagaaaagggaaagacaGGGTTAAAGAAGAGCTGGGTAGTTTaaagacggattataaaaagttacttCTATCAATTAGAACCGCTGGGCTAGGAAAAACTTCAGAACAATGGCGAACAGAAATTCGAGAGGAAAAGAACAAGGTCGATATATGGGAACAGAAATTTCAGGAGGTTCAGACACGAAATGAAACTTTAGAGAAGAGCTTAtcagaaagccaaaaggaaaagggcGAGTTAAAGGATAGGGTAATCGAATTGGAAAGATCTCTTCATCTGTACCGAAATCAGAATTCTGCAATAGAGTTGAGAAcaagcttgagcaagatcgaggaaatgaagaaaagaatagacGAGTTAGAAGCGGCAatgcaaaattgtgagatccggATCAAGTACTTAGAAGCAAATGAAAGTCGTAATAATAAACAGCTTCACTACTTTCAGAATCAAGTTAGGAACAGAGATCATATCATGGAGGAGGCTGtggtccagattcgagaagtaaCTGATCACATACAGTCTTTAGCAGTGCAGGCTGACAtactga CTAGAGAGTTAAAAGAAGTGAAAGACTCGATGGTCCACTTTGAGGAGGATGATGAAGACCCTGTTTATCCCTCAGATTTTACCCCGATAAATGTCCAGCCAGATATGCGTCCACAAGGGGCACCCCTTACTATCAAATCTCAACAATATCAGACGGATACCTTAGCACCAATGACTCGCTCGATAGGCTCAAGATCCAATCTGAGGAACAATCTAGCCAATCCTATTGCTCTTGATAATCCAGCAGAAATAAAACAGGCGAGGGTAGAGTACCCAGATACTATAAAGGCCCCAAAGAGGAAGGGGAATAAGGGAGATAATGCAGGCAGATATAgcaagggccactcaaaaccaatcactgtgggcCGACGAAAGACAGAAACCACTAGCCATCAGAGCCCTTTAAA GCACtcgatagaaaattgcactGCATTCAAAAAGATAGTGGAAAGACTCATTAATATAGGCATTATCAAGTTCGATAAGGCctccagtgcagaaaatccaCTACCCAACCACATTGACAATAGGGTGAATGCAATATATGAGAAgttgggaagtgttcacatcaatgacatatag